The proteins below are encoded in one region of Oncorhynchus tshawytscha isolate Ot180627B linkage group LG04, Otsh_v2.0, whole genome shotgun sequence:
- the fahd2a gene encoding fumarylacetoacetate hydrolase domain-containing protein 2A isoform X1 yields MRLPLHSLSLISRSLSDRLSAIPGRRGVCGAAMRLVQFCRQGDEGGVRVGVDRGEGLGVVDLKAFDPSMPMTMRELLEMGAKGMQCAQRALEVSPAQCVVPFAEVRLLSPVLAPEKVVCVGMNYRDHCLEQNAPIPKEPIIFSKFPSAITGPFDDITLPDESQEVDWEVELAFVIGRKGKHIKEEDAMSYVAGFTVANDVSARDWQMKRNGNQWLLGKTFDSFCPLGPALVTTSAVTDPHNLGIRCLVNGIAVQNSNTDQLIFKTEQVVAWVSQFVTLSPGDVFLTGTPPGVGVFRNPPVFLKKGDVVECQIDQVGVIRNNVV; encoded by the exons ATGAGACTTCCTCTTCACTCCTTGTCTCTCATCTCGAGGAGCTTGTCTGATAGGCTGTCTGCTATCCCCGGTAGGCGGGGAGTGTGTGGCGCTGCGATGCGATTGGTGCAGTTCTGCCGCCAAGGCgatgagggaggggttagagtCGGTGTTGATCGTGGGGAGGGGCTAGGGGTCGTTGACCTTAAGGCCTTTGACCCTTCGATGCCCATGACAATGAGAGAGCTGCTGGAGATGGGAGCGAAGGGCATGCAGTGTGCACAGAg GGCACTGGAGGTTAGTCCTGCTCAGTGTGTGGTTCCCTTTGCGGAGGTGAGGCTGCTGTCCCCAGTCCTAGCCCCAGagaaggtggtgtgtgtggggatgAACTACCGGGACCACTGCCTTGAGCAGAATGCCCCTATCCCTAAAGAGCCAATCATCTTCAGCAAGTTCCCCAGCGCCATTACTGGGCCCTTTGATGACATCACACTGCCTGACGAGAGCCAG GAGGTGGACTGGGAGGTGGAGCTAGCCTTTGTGATTGGACGAAAGGGGAAACACATTAAG GAAGAGGATGCTATGTCTTACGTGGCAGGTTTCACCGTTGCCAACGATGTCAGCGCACGTGATTGGCAGATGAAACGCAACGGGAACCAGTGGCTGCTGGGAAAAACCTTTGACAGCTTTTGTCCTCTCGGCCCCGCCTTAGTGACCACCTCCGCTGTGACGG ACCCCCATAACCTGGGTATCCGCTGTCTGGTAAATGGAATTGCAGTCCAGAACAGCAACACTGACCAGCTGATCTTTAAGACTGAGCAAGTGGTGGCCTGGGTCTCaca GTTTGTGACGTTGTCTCCAGGTGACGTGTTTCTGACGGGGACTCCTCCAGGTGTGGGTGTGTTCAGGAACCCACCTGTCTTCCTCAAG AAAGGAGATGTGGTGGAATGTCAAATAGACCAGGTCGGGGTCATACGCAACAATGTTGTCTGA
- the fahd2a gene encoding fumarylacetoacetate hydrolase domain-containing protein 2A isoform X2 codes for MRLVQFCRQGDEGGVRVGVDRGEGLGVVDLKAFDPSMPMTMRELLEMGAKGMQCAQRALEVSPAQCVVPFAEVRLLSPVLAPEKVVCVGMNYRDHCLEQNAPIPKEPIIFSKFPSAITGPFDDITLPDESQEVDWEVELAFVIGRKGKHIKEEDAMSYVAGFTVANDVSARDWQMKRNGNQWLLGKTFDSFCPLGPALVTTSAVTDPHNLGIRCLVNGIAVQNSNTDQLIFKTEQVVAWVSQFVTLSPGDVFLTGTPPGVGVFRNPPVFLKKGDVVECQIDQVGVIRNNVV; via the exons ATGCGATTGGTGCAGTTCTGCCGCCAAGGCgatgagggaggggttagagtCGGTGTTGATCGTGGGGAGGGGCTAGGGGTCGTTGACCTTAAGGCCTTTGACCCTTCGATGCCCATGACAATGAGAGAGCTGCTGGAGATGGGAGCGAAGGGCATGCAGTGTGCACAGAg GGCACTGGAGGTTAGTCCTGCTCAGTGTGTGGTTCCCTTTGCGGAGGTGAGGCTGCTGTCCCCAGTCCTAGCCCCAGagaaggtggtgtgtgtggggatgAACTACCGGGACCACTGCCTTGAGCAGAATGCCCCTATCCCTAAAGAGCCAATCATCTTCAGCAAGTTCCCCAGCGCCATTACTGGGCCCTTTGATGACATCACACTGCCTGACGAGAGCCAG GAGGTGGACTGGGAGGTGGAGCTAGCCTTTGTGATTGGACGAAAGGGGAAACACATTAAG GAAGAGGATGCTATGTCTTACGTGGCAGGTTTCACCGTTGCCAACGATGTCAGCGCACGTGATTGGCAGATGAAACGCAACGGGAACCAGTGGCTGCTGGGAAAAACCTTTGACAGCTTTTGTCCTCTCGGCCCCGCCTTAGTGACCACCTCCGCTGTGACGG ACCCCCATAACCTGGGTATCCGCTGTCTGGTAAATGGAATTGCAGTCCAGAACAGCAACACTGACCAGCTGATCTTTAAGACTGAGCAAGTGGTGGCCTGGGTCTCaca GTTTGTGACGTTGTCTCCAGGTGACGTGTTTCTGACGGGGACTCCTCCAGGTGTGGGTGTGTTCAGGAACCCACCTGTCTTCCTCAAG AAAGGAGATGTGGTGGAATGTCAAATAGACCAGGTCGGGGTCATACGCAACAATGTTGTCTGA